Proteins encoded together in one Acanthopagrus latus isolate v.2019 chromosome 19, fAcaLat1.1, whole genome shotgun sequence window:
- the kif9 gene encoding kinesin-like protein KIF9 isoform X1, with protein MKAHSGEVGVFVRIRPTANFAQDLIQCLPDGQTVNVHHRKNSRKPLDTKKSQLSSWSFQLEGVLRDVSQEEFYTRVCRWVVLGALDGYNGTVMCFGQTGAGKTYTMTGSTESYKQRGIIPRALQEVFQEVEIRTEHAFTVYLSYLEIYNETLVDLLSSLPGLPRPSPHAMLVMEEPGRGVFVRGLSLHPVHSEEEALNLLFEGEMNRIIGSHALNRNSSRSHCIFTLHIESRSRTLTDAKYVTSKLNLVDLAGSERLGKTGSEGQMFKEAVYINRSLSFLEQAILALGERRREHVPFRQSKLTHALKDSLGGNCNTVLVANICGEAAQIEETLSTLRFAGRMKCVRTDPVVNEHTDPAAQIKKLEKEVQKLKEELSISNTLANRPDSTSKPLSEAQQAEIQSQVQSYLEGNLEEINIISVRQIQAVFAQFKLALQEQEQRLKAELCQMYNLVEKDQHADTADVKECNTRDVSEDVEAGCFEVPQSTKNAHRPSSTKAKTKKCREKQNQNKRQGDGSPVSRKRLESASRSKLNCVQAPEKEPEADTESQDTQESQLPGNVPLHPEYDVNSPPPKEEAFEDFKLGQGSKLNSILKENKAVLLERRSLLRQLTEEVNTVKKDIDCTATSIQQHRELRGDQGQYLVLEGEPLLQEPDASLLMRLRELKALYRQRYEVLRDIKAEVNYCQHLVDQCRVRLLSEFEIWYKKSFMVPEEELDVTMKKSLRQEEGMEGRPFPDNPSSESFYNARYRMMKRRNSRALGFTPVQRNSPGQRRFPPIPLVS; from the exons ATGAAGGCTCACAGCGGTGAGGTCGGTGTGTTTGTCCGGATCAGACCAACGGCAAACTTCGCCCAGGATCTTATTCAGTGTCTTCCAGACGGACAG ACAGTGAACGTGCATCACAGGAAAAACTCCAGGAAGCCTCTCGACACCAAGAAAAGTCAGCTGAGCTCCTGGTCCTTCCAGCTGGAAGGTGTCTTGCGGGATGTGTCTCAGGAGGAGTTTTACACTCGAGTGTGCCGATGGGTAGTACTGGGAGCACTGGATGGTTATAATG gtactgtgatgtgttttgggCAGACAGGGGCAGGAAAGACCTATACCATGACTGGATCCACAGAATCATACAAACAGAGAGGCATCATTCCTCGGGCTCTTCAGGAG GTGTTTCAGGAAGTGGAGATAAGGACCGAGCATGCCTTCACTGTGTACCTGTCCTACCTGGAGATCTACAATGAGACCCTGGTGGACCTGCTTTCATCGCTGCCGGGCTTGCCAAGGCCATCTCCTCATGCTATGCTGGTGATGGAGGAGCCGGGCCGAGGTGTGTTCGTCAGAGgtctgtctctccatcctgTCCACAGCGAGGAGGAGGCTCTCAATCTGCTGTTTGAG GGTGAGATGAATCGCATTATTGGATCTCATGCCTTGAACAGGAACTCCTCCAGGTCCCACTGTATCTTCACTTTGCATATTGAG TCTCGTTCACGGACTCTGACAGACGCCAAGTACGTCACCTCCAAGCTGAATCTGGTGGATCTTGCTGGGTCAGAGAGGTTGGGAAAGACTGGG TCAGAGGGTCAGATGTTTAAGGAGGCTGTCTACATAAACAGGTCCTTGTCGTTCCTGGAGCAGGCCATCCTGGCCCTGGGTGAACGTCGCAGAGAACATGTTCCCTTCAGACAGAGTAAACTCACACATGCGCTAAAAGACTCACTGG GAGGAAACTGCAACACTGTGCTTGTGGCCAACATCTGCGGTGAGGCTGCACAGATAGAAGAAACA CTCTCTACTCTGCGTTTTGCGGGCAGAATGAAGTGTGTCCGGACTGACCCTGTTGTCAATGAACACACGGATCCAGCT GCTCAGATCAAGAAACTTGAGAAGGAAGTACAGAAGTTAAAAGAGGAGCTGTCCATCAGCAATACATTG GCGAACAGGCCGGACAGCACATCTAAGCCGTTGTCTGAAGCACAGCAGGCTGAGATACAAAGCCAGGTTCAGAGTTACCTGGAGGGAAACCTGGAGGAAATCAAT ATCATAAGTGTCAGGCAAATCCAAGCAGTGTTCGCCCAGTTCAAGCTTGCTCTGCA ggagcaggagcagaggttGAAGGCTGAGCTGTGCCAGATGTACAACTTGGTAGAAAAAGACCAACATGCTGACACAGCTGATGTGAAG GAGTGTAACACTAGAGACGTCAGTGAGGATGTGGAGGCTGGCTGCTTTGAGGTGCCCCAGTCTACGAAAAATGCCCACCGCCCAAGTTCGACTAAAGCCAAAACTAAGAAGTGTCGGGAAAAACAGAA CCAAAATAAGAGGCAGGGAGATGGGAGTCCAGTGTCGAGGAAGCGTTTGGAGAGTGCCTCCAGATCAAAGCTGAATTGTGTCCAGGCGCCTGAGAAGGAACCCGAGGCAGACACTGAGAGCCAGGACACACAGGAATCACAACTGCCTGGGAATGTGCCACTCCACCCTGAGTATGATGTGAA CTCTCCTCCACCCAAAGAAGAGGCCTTTGAGGATTTTAAACTGGGACAAGGCAGTAAGCTCAACAGCATCCTTAAGGAGAACAAAGCTGTGCTGCTGGAACGCCGCAGCCTTCTTCGACAGCTCACCGAGGAGGTTAACACTGTCAAGAAAGACATCGACTGCACCGCGACCTCCATACAGCAGCACAGGGAGCTGAGAGGAGACCAAG GTCAGTATTTGGTTTTGGAGGGGGAGCCGCTGCTGCAGGAGCCAGATGCCTCTCTACTGATGCGGCTCAGAGAGCTGAAGGCTCTGTACCGGCAGAGGTACGAGGTGCTGCGTGACATCAAGGCAGAGGTCAACTACTGTCAACACCTTGTGGATCAGTGTCGGGTGCGCCTGCTCTCTG AATTTGAAATCTGGTATAAGAAGTCTTTCATGGTACCCGAGGAGGAGCTGGATGTAACTATGAAGAAGAGCCTCAGACAA GAGGAGGGTATGGAGGGACGGCCTTTTCCTGATAATCCCAGCTCTGAGTCCTTCTACAATGCCCGCTACAGAATGATGAAAAGG AGGAACAGCAGGGCGCTGGGCTTCACTCCAGTGCAGAGAAACTCACCTGGACAGAGAAGATTTCCTCCAATCCCACTTGTTAGTTAA
- the kif9 gene encoding kinesin-like protein KIF9 isoform X2: MKAHSGEVGVFVRIRPTANFAQDLIQCLPDGQTVNVHHRKNSRKPLDTKKSQLSSWSFQLEGVLRDVSQEEFYTRVCRWVVLGALDGYNGTVMCFGQTGAGKTYTMTGSTESYKQRGIIPRALQEVFQEVEIRTEHAFTVYLSYLEIYNETLVDLLSSLPGLPRPSPHAMLVMEEPGRGVFVRGLSLHPVHSEEEALNLLFEGEMNRIIGSHALNRNSSRSHCIFTLHIESRSRTLTDAKYVTSKLNLVDLAGSERLGKTGSEGQMFKEAVYINRSLSFLEQAILALGERRREHVPFRQSKLTHALKDSLGGNCNTVLVANICGEAAQIEETLSTLRFAGRMKCVRTDPVVNEHTDPAAQIKKLEKEVQKLKEELSISNTLANRPDSTSKPLSEAQQAEIQSQVQSYLEGNLEEINIISVRQIQAVFAQFKLALQEQEQRLKAELCQMYNLVEKDQHADTADVKECNTRDVSEDVEAGCFEVPQSTKNAHRPSSTKAKTKKCREKQNQNKRQGDGSPVSRKRLESASRSKLNCVQAPEKEPEADTESQDTQESQLPGNVPLHPDSPPPKEEAFEDFKLGQGSKLNSILKENKAVLLERRSLLRQLTEEVNTVKKDIDCTATSIQQHRELRGDQGQYLVLEGEPLLQEPDASLLMRLRELKALYRQRYEVLRDIKAEVNYCQHLVDQCRVRLLSEFEIWYKKSFMVPEEELDVTMKKSLRQEEGMEGRPFPDNPSSESFYNARYRMMKRRNSRALGFTPVQRNSPGQRRFPPIPLVS; the protein is encoded by the exons ATGAAGGCTCACAGCGGTGAGGTCGGTGTGTTTGTCCGGATCAGACCAACGGCAAACTTCGCCCAGGATCTTATTCAGTGTCTTCCAGACGGACAG ACAGTGAACGTGCATCACAGGAAAAACTCCAGGAAGCCTCTCGACACCAAGAAAAGTCAGCTGAGCTCCTGGTCCTTCCAGCTGGAAGGTGTCTTGCGGGATGTGTCTCAGGAGGAGTTTTACACTCGAGTGTGCCGATGGGTAGTACTGGGAGCACTGGATGGTTATAATG gtactgtgatgtgttttgggCAGACAGGGGCAGGAAAGACCTATACCATGACTGGATCCACAGAATCATACAAACAGAGAGGCATCATTCCTCGGGCTCTTCAGGAG GTGTTTCAGGAAGTGGAGATAAGGACCGAGCATGCCTTCACTGTGTACCTGTCCTACCTGGAGATCTACAATGAGACCCTGGTGGACCTGCTTTCATCGCTGCCGGGCTTGCCAAGGCCATCTCCTCATGCTATGCTGGTGATGGAGGAGCCGGGCCGAGGTGTGTTCGTCAGAGgtctgtctctccatcctgTCCACAGCGAGGAGGAGGCTCTCAATCTGCTGTTTGAG GGTGAGATGAATCGCATTATTGGATCTCATGCCTTGAACAGGAACTCCTCCAGGTCCCACTGTATCTTCACTTTGCATATTGAG TCTCGTTCACGGACTCTGACAGACGCCAAGTACGTCACCTCCAAGCTGAATCTGGTGGATCTTGCTGGGTCAGAGAGGTTGGGAAAGACTGGG TCAGAGGGTCAGATGTTTAAGGAGGCTGTCTACATAAACAGGTCCTTGTCGTTCCTGGAGCAGGCCATCCTGGCCCTGGGTGAACGTCGCAGAGAACATGTTCCCTTCAGACAGAGTAAACTCACACATGCGCTAAAAGACTCACTGG GAGGAAACTGCAACACTGTGCTTGTGGCCAACATCTGCGGTGAGGCTGCACAGATAGAAGAAACA CTCTCTACTCTGCGTTTTGCGGGCAGAATGAAGTGTGTCCGGACTGACCCTGTTGTCAATGAACACACGGATCCAGCT GCTCAGATCAAGAAACTTGAGAAGGAAGTACAGAAGTTAAAAGAGGAGCTGTCCATCAGCAATACATTG GCGAACAGGCCGGACAGCACATCTAAGCCGTTGTCTGAAGCACAGCAGGCTGAGATACAAAGCCAGGTTCAGAGTTACCTGGAGGGAAACCTGGAGGAAATCAAT ATCATAAGTGTCAGGCAAATCCAAGCAGTGTTCGCCCAGTTCAAGCTTGCTCTGCA ggagcaggagcagaggttGAAGGCTGAGCTGTGCCAGATGTACAACTTGGTAGAAAAAGACCAACATGCTGACACAGCTGATGTGAAG GAGTGTAACACTAGAGACGTCAGTGAGGATGTGGAGGCTGGCTGCTTTGAGGTGCCCCAGTCTACGAAAAATGCCCACCGCCCAAGTTCGACTAAAGCCAAAACTAAGAAGTGTCGGGAAAAACAGAA CCAAAATAAGAGGCAGGGAGATGGGAGTCCAGTGTCGAGGAAGCGTTTGGAGAGTGCCTCCAGATCAAAGCTGAATTGTGTCCAGGCGCCTGAGAAGGAACCCGAGGCAGACACTGAGAGCCAGGACACACAGGAATCACAACTGCCTGGGAATGTGCCACTCCACCCTGA CTCTCCTCCACCCAAAGAAGAGGCCTTTGAGGATTTTAAACTGGGACAAGGCAGTAAGCTCAACAGCATCCTTAAGGAGAACAAAGCTGTGCTGCTGGAACGCCGCAGCCTTCTTCGACAGCTCACCGAGGAGGTTAACACTGTCAAGAAAGACATCGACTGCACCGCGACCTCCATACAGCAGCACAGGGAGCTGAGAGGAGACCAAG GTCAGTATTTGGTTTTGGAGGGGGAGCCGCTGCTGCAGGAGCCAGATGCCTCTCTACTGATGCGGCTCAGAGAGCTGAAGGCTCTGTACCGGCAGAGGTACGAGGTGCTGCGTGACATCAAGGCAGAGGTCAACTACTGTCAACACCTTGTGGATCAGTGTCGGGTGCGCCTGCTCTCTG AATTTGAAATCTGGTATAAGAAGTCTTTCATGGTACCCGAGGAGGAGCTGGATGTAACTATGAAGAAGAGCCTCAGACAA GAGGAGGGTATGGAGGGACGGCCTTTTCCTGATAATCCCAGCTCTGAGTCCTTCTACAATGCCCGCTACAGAATGATGAAAAGG AGGAACAGCAGGGCGCTGGGCTTCACTCCAGTGCAGAGAAACTCACCTGGACAGAGAAGATTTCCTCCAATCCCACTTGTTAGTTAA